DNA from Lentibacillus amyloliquefaciens:
TAGCCGAACACGCGGAAAAGATTTTAAAATCACATGGTTTTGATGTCCATATTACCAGTCAATCCTACGCAAGCAGTGAAAGTCTGACAAGCCGAACAAATGAAGCAAACCGCGCAAACGCTGACTTACTTGTATCCATTCACGCAAATGCGGGCGCGTCATCGGCTAATGGTGCATGTATTTTCCACTGGCCGACATCAGAGGACTTTGCTAATATATGGGCAAATCAGTGGGAAGATGCTGACACAGGTGTTGGTCTACATGGTAACGGTAAACACGCTGTCAGGGTTGGGACATGGACTAACCTCCACATGGTCAGAGAAGCGGCTATGCCTGCTTATTTGATTGAACATGGTTTCATGACTAACGACCATGACTTTGATTATTTTTTGGTAGTAAAAAAGACAGTTACCGCAAACAATGTGCTGAGGTAATCGCGAAATCTGTTTGTGAGTATTTTGGTGTGGATTATAAGGGAGGTAGTACCTATACCCCTAATCATCAAGAGAAGTCACACACAGTCAGTAATAACGTTGATTGGGTAGGCACAGACGACAAAGGAAAAGAATTAATTATCACTGGTTCGTACGTCAATTATTACGACACTCAGCGCTGGAGCAATCCCACAGGCGCCAAGAAACGCGGCTACAAATGGGAAATTGATAACCTATACAAGGTCAATGGCAGCTTACAATATCGTGTGCAGGACGAAAACAACGATTTATATTTTACCACTGGTCGCAGTGATCTTGTTAAGGTTGGTGGTGAGTATACAAAAGATGAATCAAGCGGTGGATCCAATCCTGCTCCGAAATCCGGTGAAGGAATCGTTGATTACATGAACAGAATCGGTATGGATTCATCATATAGCAATAGGTCAGACCTTGCTGCACAATACGGTATCAACGGTTATCAAGGAACTGCTTCACAGAATATGCAACTACTTGATTATATCAGCGGTTCAGGAAGTGGATCCGGCAAATCAATCAGTCAAATGGCTAACGAGATTATTCGAGGTGAACATGGCAGCGGTCATGCCAATAGAAGGCAGTCGCTTGGCATCAGTAAATCGCAGTACGAAAAAGTTAGAAAAGAAGTAAATAAGCGACTTTAAAATAAATTAAACTAAAATTAATGTGCAGTGGTACGGCAGACCACAAAATAAGGCCAGTAAGCCCGTGGGTGTGGAAAGCTCACGGGTGTTTTTTTATATTGCTTCAAC
Protein-coding regions in this window:
- a CDS encoding N-acetylmuramoyl-L-alanine amidase family protein codes for the protein MATVYFDAGHTRNTFDRGGGKGVRRNGRSYEEHDSNIDIAEHAEKILKSHGFDVHITSQSYASSESLTSRTNEANRANADLLVSIHANAGASSANGACIFHWPTSEDFANIWANQWEDADTGVGLHGNGKHAVRVGTWTNLHMVREAAMPAYLIEHGFMTNDHDFDYFLVVKKTVTANNVLR